One Bacteroidota bacterium genomic window carries:
- a CDS encoding class I SAM-dependent methyltransferase: MQAFWDNRYSLDGYVYGENPNEFFAQEIQGLTPGKLLLPGEGEGRNAVHAARQCWKVWAFDFSNNAHDKALKLAHHHSVTINYQVISYADYIPAEAMFDCLALIYAHITDGNRQLYHQKMLKSLKPGGKLILEAFSKSQIQNKTGGPQNIDFLYSKEELAEDFKDLQQLQISYHQLELNEGEFHNGKADVIRLTGIK; this comes from the coding sequence ATGCAAGCATTCTGGGACAACAGGTATAGCCTCGATGGATATGTCTATGGCGAAAATCCAAACGAATTTTTTGCACAAGAGATTCAGGGATTGACTCCAGGCAAGCTTTTGCTACCCGGCGAGGGAGAAGGCAGAAATGCAGTGCATGCCGCCCGGCAATGTTGGAAGGTTTGGGCATTCGATTTTAGCAACAATGCTCACGACAAGGCACTTAAACTGGCTCATCACCATTCTGTTACAATTAATTACCAGGTAATTAGTTATGCCGATTATATTCCTGCAGAAGCGATGTTCGATTGCCTTGCTTTAATTTATGCCCATATTACAGATGGTAATCGTCAGCTTTATCACCAAAAAATGCTTAAAAGCCTTAAACCAGGTGGAAAACTGATCTTAGAAGCTTTTTCGAAGAGTCAAATTCAGAATAAAACAGGCGGGCCACAAAACATCGATTTTTTGTACTCGAAAGAAGAGCTTGCTGAAGATTTTAAGGACTTACAACAGCTACAAATCAGCTATCACCAGCTCGAATTAAACGAAGGTGAATTTCATAATGGTAAGGCAGATGTGATCAGGCTGACTGGTATCAAGTAG
- a CDS encoding DUF4349 domain-containing protein has translation MKLFISYLISAMVFACSSPHTKNLAEQDMALMAEPAMGNEQAIAKESPASDEQVQEPVLKIIREANIGFEVKDYYKTRQNLDTIIRKYQGYLVNESESHSNVQLSNNLTIRVESKYFDQLLSDISALPGRFEYKNITAQDVTEEYIDVEGRLKTKREAEKRYYEILKQAKTIKEVLEVETELRKLREEIESVEGRLRYLQNRVNYSTVYLNFYQKFAYQYEPELQKNIFERLVKALHTGWKGLVGVFVGLFYVWPLFLLAGLALLLIKYYRKKKKRNKTT, from the coding sequence ATGAAACTATTTATCAGCTACCTGATTTCTGCAATGGTTTTTGCCTGCAGCTCTCCACACACTAAAAACCTTGCCGAACAAGATATGGCCCTTATGGCAGAGCCTGCTATGGGCAATGAGCAAGCTATAGCCAAGGAATCACCAGCTTCTGACGAGCAGGTTCAAGAACCGGTGCTGAAAATTATCAGGGAGGCCAACATTGGTTTCGAAGTAAAGGATTATTATAAAACCCGCCAGAACCTAGATACAATAATCCGCAAGTACCAGGGCTACCTTGTAAATGAAAGCGAAAGTCATTCCAATGTCCAGCTCTCTAACAATCTTACAATAAGGGTCGAAAGCAAATATTTCGACCAACTTCTAAGCGATATAAGTGCCTTGCCGGGGCGTTTCGAGTATAAAAACATCACAGCCCAGGATGTGACCGAAGAATACATCGATGTGGAAGGTAGGCTAAAAACCAAACGCGAAGCGGAAAAACGTTATTACGAAATACTAAAGCAGGCAAAAACCATTAAAGAAGTGCTGGAAGTGGAAACAGAGTTACGCAAACTTCGTGAAGAGATAGAGTCTGTGGAAGGCAGGTTGCGCTATCTGCAGAATAGAGTCAATTATAGCACGGTATACCTGAATTTTTATCAGAAGTTTGCTTATCAGTACGAACCTGAGTTGCAGAAAAACATTTTTGAAAGGCTAGTAAAAGCCTTGCATACCGGATGGAAAGGTTTAGTGGGCGTATTTGTAGGCCTGTTTTATGTCTGGCCCCTCTTTTTACTTGCAGGACTTGCCTTGCTCTTAATTAAGTATTATCGGAAGAAAAAGAAAAGGAATAAAACTACTTGA
- a CDS encoding outer membrane beta-barrel protein translates to MYRQIVLISLFTLCLLLTGYASEPSTDSASIEVFQDTVSFKADTTSTLADTSYFTVGKKNVEIIEINDSTYVKIWEEDEEKEDNEDEEDGFDFDTKLFEESSRFRGHWAGFEFGMNNYVDANFSLNRSTETEFMDISTNNSWNFNLNFIQYSLPIHSSYFGAVTGMGIEWSNYHFSHSNTIVKNTQTQQIEPKNLTQDLNKNRFQTTYLTVPLLFEVQFFDGPRKDRMYVSAGVIGGLKLGANTKYTYTENGNKRKENLRGDYYLRPFRYAVTGRIGYKLLKVYMNYYPVSLFLDENGPELYPVAMGFCITF, encoded by the coding sequence ATGTACCGTCAAATCGTTCTAATTAGTTTATTTACCTTGTGTTTACTTTTAACAGGGTATGCAAGCGAACCATCTACCGATTCTGCTTCAATCGAAGTATTTCAGGACACTGTTTCTTTTAAGGCAGATACAACTTCAACGTTAGCCGATACCAGCTATTTTACAGTTGGAAAAAAGAATGTAGAAATCATTGAAATTAACGACAGTACCTACGTGAAAATATGGGAAGAAGACGAAGAGAAAGAAGATAATGAGGATGAAGAAGATGGGTTTGACTTTGATACAAAACTTTTCGAAGAATCATCACGGTTCAGAGGTCATTGGGCCGGTTTTGAATTTGGCATGAATAACTACGTTGATGCTAATTTTTCACTGAATCGCTCAACCGAAACCGAATTTATGGACATTAGCACCAATAATTCCTGGAATTTTAACCTCAATTTTATCCAATACAGTTTACCCATTCATAGCTCCTATTTTGGCGCAGTGACCGGTATGGGTATCGAATGGTCTAATTATCATTTTTCGCACTCCAACACCATTGTAAAAAATACACAAACTCAACAAATAGAGCCAAAAAACCTTACCCAGGATTTAAATAAAAACCGTTTTCAGACTACCTACCTCACTGTTCCATTGTTGTTTGAGGTTCAATTTTTCGATGGACCCCGAAAAGATCGTATGTATGTATCGGCTGGAGTAATAGGAGGATTGAAACTGGGCGCCAACACAAAATATACTTATACCGAAAATGGTAACAAGCGAAAAGAAAATTTACGTGGCGATTATTACCTGCGGCCTTTTCGTTATGCTGTTACCGGACGCATTGGCTATAAACTTCTGAAAGTGTACATGAATTACTACCCTGTAAGTTTATTTCTCGACGAGAATGGCCCAGAGCTTTACCCAGTTGCTATGGGATTTTGCATCACTTTCTAA
- a CDS encoding RNA polymerase sigma factor produces MTLAEYNLCVELYADGIYRFLLKNLRNAVLAEDMVQDSFEKLWKHYTEVNYQKAKSYLFTTAYHTMIDSIRKSHRNEELEEAAYVCDKRTDSYSDLGEVIQKAVDLLPSIQRSVVLLRDYEGYNYQEIETITGLNESQVKVYIYRARQFLKNYIGSLENVI; encoded by the coding sequence ATGACCCTAGCCGAATACAACCTTTGTGTAGAACTCTATGCCGATGGTATCTACAGATTTTTACTGAAGAACCTACGGAACGCTGTGCTTGCAGAAGACATGGTGCAGGATAGTTTCGAAAAGCTCTGGAAGCATTATACCGAAGTAAATTACCAAAAAGCAAAGTCCTACCTTTTTACTACCGCTTATCACACTATGATTGATTCAATCCGAAAAAGCCATCGGAACGAAGAACTTGAAGAGGCTGCTTATGTCTGCGACAAAAGAACCGATTCCTATTCCGATTTAGGGGAAGTGATCCAAAAGGCAGTTGATTTACTTCCTTCCATTCAGCGTTCGGTGGTGCTTTTACGCGACTATGAAGGGTATAACTATCAGGAGATTGAAACCATTACGGGGCTCAACGAAAGCCAGGTGAAGGTGTATATTTACAGGGCCCGTCAGTTTTTGAAGAATTATATTGGTTCGCTTGAAAACGTGATTTAA
- the queA gene encoding tRNA preQ1(34) S-adenosylmethionine ribosyltransferase-isomerase QueA, translated as MKLSQYKYNLPEELIALYPTPNRDESRLMVLNREKGTIEHHVFKDIMNYFGERDVMVFNNTKVFPARLYGNKEKTGAEIEVFLLRELNKEQRLWDVLVDPARKIRIGNKLYFGEDDSLVAEVIDNTTSRGRTLRFLFDGSYDEFKATLYGLGETPLPKFIKRQVQPEDKDRYQTVFAKHEGAVAAPTAGLHFSRELLKRLEIKGVNFAEITLHVGLGNFRTVDVEDLTKHKMDSERIIIPDSAVKIVNQAREENCKICAVGTTVLRTLESSVSTQGFLKPFDGWTNKFIFPPYEFSVPTSMISNFHLPLSTLLMTVSAFAGFDFLFEAYKIAIKEKYRFGTYGDAMLIV; from the coding sequence ATGAAGTTATCGCAGTATAAGTACAACCTTCCCGAAGAGCTGATTGCCTTGTATCCAACCCCCAATCGCGATGAGTCGAGGCTCATGGTATTGAACCGTGAAAAAGGAACCATCGAGCATCATGTGTTCAAGGATATTATGAATTATTTTGGCGAGCGCGATGTAATGGTGTTTAACAATACAAAAGTATTCCCGGCACGTCTCTATGGAAATAAAGAAAAAACCGGAGCCGAAATCGAAGTATTTCTTCTGCGCGAACTCAACAAAGAACAAAGACTCTGGGATGTGCTGGTCGATCCGGCCCGCAAAATTAGAATAGGCAATAAGCTCTATTTTGGCGAAGACGATTCGCTGGTAGCCGAGGTAATTGACAATACCACCTCGCGCGGACGTACCTTGCGCTTTTTATTCGATGGCAGTTATGATGAGTTTAAGGCCACCCTTTATGGATTGGGCGAAACTCCGCTTCCTAAATTTATTAAGCGTCAGGTTCAACCCGAAGACAAAGACCGTTATCAAACTGTATTTGCTAAACACGAAGGAGCTGTGGCAGCCCCAACTGCCGGATTGCATTTTAGTCGAGAGTTATTGAAACGCCTCGAGATTAAAGGAGTCAACTTTGCTGAAATAACCCTTCATGTGGGTTTAGGCAATTTCCGTACGGTCGATGTGGAAGACCTCACCAAGCACAAAATGGATTCAGAGCGCATCATTATTCCCGACAGTGCGGTGAAAATTGTGAACCAGGCCAGGGAAGAAAATTGTAAAATCTGCGCCGTTGGCACTACAGTGCTGCGCACCCTTGAAAGCTCTGTTTCTACCCAGGGATTCCTGAAACCATTCGATGGATGGACCAATAAATTCATTTTTCCGCCTTACGAGTTTAGCGTGCCCACCAGCATGATTTCGAATTTTCATTTGCCCCTTTCCACTTTATTGATGACTGTTTCGGCATTTGCCGGTTTCGATTTCCTTTTCGAAGCCTACAAAATTGCCATCAAGGAAAAATACCGTTTTGGCACCTATGGCGATGCCATGCTCATTGTTTAA
- the truB gene encoding tRNA pseudouridine(55) synthase TruB, with protein MIPIIDSESISSGQVLLFDKPFQWTSFQLVGKVRWLLCRKFGWKKLKVGHAGTLDPLATGLMIICTGKATKQIANLTGFDKEYVAEIKFGETTPSFDLETEVDATFDTAGINAEKIREKLENFIGNIQQVPPIFSAKYVNGIRAYSLARQGIEAELKPSEVTVHEFELLDYQAPVGRFRIRCSKGTYIRSLARDLGLELDSGAHLTALVRTAVGAYKLSDAMKLEDFEKNIKLL; from the coding sequence ATGATACCCATAATTGATTCCGAATCCATAAGTAGCGGACAAGTTCTTTTATTTGATAAACCTTTTCAATGGACTTCCTTTCAGTTGGTGGGCAAAGTGCGCTGGCTGTTGTGCAGGAAATTTGGCTGGAAGAAGCTGAAAGTTGGTCATGCCGGAACCCTCGACCCCCTGGCAACAGGTCTGATGATTATTTGCACCGGAAAGGCTACCAAACAAATTGCCAACCTTACCGGGTTCGACAAGGAGTATGTGGCCGAAATAAAGTTTGGCGAAACCACTCCTTCTTTCGATCTCGAAACGGAAGTTGATGCCACTTTTGATACGGCAGGAATAAATGCCGAAAAGATAAGAGAGAAGCTGGAAAATTTTATAGGTAACATACAGCAGGTACCACCTATTTTTTCAGCCAAATATGTAAACGGTATTCGCGCCTATTCATTGGCCAGACAAGGTATCGAAGCAGAACTGAAACCATCGGAAGTTACGGTGCATGAGTTTGAATTGCTCGATTACCAGGCTCCGGTTGGAAGGTTTAGAATCCGGTGCAGCAAGGGAACCTATATTCGCTCACTGGCACGCGACCTCGGGCTTGAGCTGGATTCGGGAGCGCACCTTACAGCACTGGTACGCACGGCTGTAGGGGCATACAAGCTTAGTGATGCCATGAAACTGGAAGATTTTGAAAAAAACATAAAATTGTTGTAA
- a CDS encoding undecaprenyl-diphosphate phosphatase has protein sequence MDILKAIIIAIVEGITEFLPISSTGHMIITQKLLNIEESDFVKMFIVNIQFGAILSVVVLYWRRFLQSFSFYLKLIVAFLPAAVIGFLFIDLIDQLLESVLVVAISLVAGGVVLLFVDNWFKKPVQNEITYPKALKIGFFQVIAMIPGVSRSAATIIGGLSQKLDRKAAAEFSFFLAVPTMFAASAYKLYKNYQFITKENIDVLLIGNLVAFVVALLAIKGFITYLTKHGFRIFGWYRIVVGMIIILLLAFGVDLNMMG, from the coding sequence ATGGATATATTAAAAGCCATTATAATTGCCATCGTAGAAGGCATCACAGAATTTCTGCCGATTTCATCTACCGGGCACATGATTATCACACAAAAATTGCTCAACATCGAAGAGAGCGATTTTGTAAAAATGTTCATTGTGAACATTCAGTTTGGAGCCATTCTCTCGGTAGTGGTCTTATACTGGCGCAGGTTTTTGCAATCGTTTAGTTTTTATCTGAAACTAATTGTTGCTTTCCTGCCTGCTGCAGTGATTGGATTTTTGTTTATCGACCTAATCGACCAATTACTCGAAAGTGTGCTGGTGGTAGCCATATCGCTTGTGGCAGGCGGAGTGGTGCTCTTGTTTGTCGACAATTGGTTTAAAAAACCTGTTCAAAACGAGATTACTTATCCCAAAGCACTTAAAATAGGGTTTTTTCAAGTCATTGCCATGATACCCGGCGTTTCACGATCGGCCGCTACCATCATAGGTGGGCTGAGCCAAAAACTCGACCGTAAAGCGGCCGCAGAATTTTCGTTTTTTCTGGCAGTGCCTACCATGTTTGCGGCCTCGGCATACAAACTTTATAAAAACTATCAATTTATTACCAAAGAAAATATCGATGTCCTGCTCATTGGCAACCTGGTTGCTTTTGTAGTAGCCTTGCTGGCCATAAAGGGGTTTATTACCTATCTTACAAAGCATGGATTTCGAATTTTTGGCTGGTACCGTATAGTGGTAGGGATGATAATTATTCTACTTTTGGCTTTTGGTGTGGATTTAAACATGATGGGCTAA
- a CDS encoding DUF3098 domain-containing protein, whose protein sequence is MAKKVEQSTTKTGFALGKENYKYLLIGMGIILLGFILMMGGASEDPTIFNAEEVFSFRRITLAPIVVLSGFIFVIWAIMKKPKE, encoded by the coding sequence ATGGCAAAAAAAGTAGAACAAAGCACAACAAAAACCGGCTTCGCTCTGGGCAAAGAAAACTATAAATACCTGCTCATCGGCATGGGAATAATTCTATTGGGTTTCATACTCATGATGGGAGGGGCTTCCGAAGATCCAACAATATTTAATGCCGAAGAAGTTTTTTCATTTCGCCGTATTACCCTTGCGCCCATTGTGGTGCTGAGTGGTTTTATTTTCGTTATTTGGGCAATCATGAAAAAACCAAAAGAATAA
- a CDS encoding cell division protein FtsX codes for MPKGNLKKLENRRLRSSFIISTISISLLLLLLGVVGVLLLNTNRLSNYVKENIHFKVIISEQLREAEIFRIQKALDARPYVKETKYITKEQAAVELQEALGEDFLTTLGYNPLLPTIEVNFYASYANNDSIAVIENDLKEFEGIKEVYYQKNLIQAVNENVKKISLFILFFSAFLFLIALTLINNTVRLSVYSKRFLIRTMQLVGATPGYIRKPFLLAGLLQGFVSALVAISLLTAMIYFIQKQVEGMVKLTDLKLLLALYAIVLFLGLLLNWFSTYLAVTRYIHIKTDKLYS; via the coding sequence ATGCCCAAAGGGAACCTGAAAAAATTAGAGAATAGAAGACTACGCAGTTCGTTTATCATTTCCACCATAAGTATATCGTTGTTGCTGTTGCTCCTGGGTGTTGTGGGTGTTTTGTTATTAAATACAAACCGCCTAAGCAATTACGTCAAGGAAAATATCCACTTTAAAGTAATTATCAGCGAACAACTTCGCGAAGCAGAAATCTTCCGCATTCAAAAGGCCCTCGATGCGCGCCCCTATGTAAAAGAAACCAAATACATTACCAAGGAACAGGCAGCTGTGGAGTTGCAGGAAGCTTTAGGAGAGGATTTTCTCACCACACTGGGGTACAATCCACTTCTGCCTACCATCGAAGTGAACTTTTATGCTTCTTATGCCAACAACGATAGTATTGCTGTAATCGAAAACGATTTAAAGGAGTTTGAAGGAATCAAAGAAGTATATTACCAAAAGAACCTGATACAGGCTGTGAACGAGAATGTAAAAAAAATATCCTTGTTTATTCTTTTTTTCAGCGCCTTTCTGTTTCTTATAGCCCTGACACTCATCAACAATACAGTGCGCCTTTCGGTGTATTCTAAACGTTTTCTCATTCGTACCATGCAACTGGTGGGAGCCACTCCGGGGTATATCCGAAAACCATTCCTGCTGGCTGGTTTGTTGCAGGGCTTTGTAAGTGCCCTGGTAGCCATCAGCCTGCTTACGGCAATGATTTATTTTATACAGAAACAAGTAGAAGGCATGGTTAAACTAACCGACCTGAAGCTTTTATTGGCTCTGTACGCCATTGTACTTTTTTTGGGTTTGTTGCTCAATTGGTTCTCGACCTATTTAGCGGTAACGCGCTACATTCATATAAAAACAGATAAACTTTACTCCTGA
- a CDS encoding nucleotide pyrophosphohydrolase, with product MTLQQAQTEVDKWIKTYGVRYFSELTNMALLTEEVGELASLVARTYGEQSFKAGEPEGKIADEMADVLWVLLCLANQTGVNLTEAFAKNMEKKTQRDSDRHLKNKKLN from the coding sequence ATGACCCTACAGCAAGCCCAAACTGAAGTAGACAAATGGATAAAAACCTATGGCGTACGCTATTTCAGCGAGCTTACCAACATGGCCCTACTCACCGAAGAGGTGGGCGAACTGGCCAGTTTGGTGGCACGCACCTATGGCGAGCAATCTTTTAAAGCAGGTGAGCCGGAAGGAAAAATTGCCGACGAGATGGCCGATGTATTGTGGGTGCTGCTTTGCCTTGCCAACCAAACAGGCGTAAACCTTACCGAAGCTTTTGCAAAGAACATGGAAAAGAAAACCCAACGCGACTCGGATAGACACCTGAAAAACAAAAAACTCAATTGA
- the deoC gene encoding deoxyribose-phosphate aldolase: MDKITRLCSEIISYNRPARDKENLMLLYSLLDLTNLNSTATDEDISELCSQASQTLHKQQEIPQVAAVCIYPVYIKKCKELLANTPVKVAAVSGVFPHAQSFAEVKYLETEMAIAHGADEIDMVLNLSAFLNKKESVVFDEIKAMRQICGKHHLKVILETSLLKDYKLIEEAARIALEAGADFIKTSTGKDGSVASLEAAYIMCKTIKDYYRENAFIAGFKPAGGISETNMALNYLAIVAELLGEEWLFPERFRIGASRLALNLLQDLEELEK, encoded by the coding sequence ATGGATAAAATTACACGGCTCTGCTCAGAAATTATCAGCTACAACAGGCCAGCCCGCGACAAGGAGAATCTTATGCTTCTCTATTCGCTACTCGATTTAACCAACCTCAACAGTACGGCCACCGACGAAGACATTTCGGAATTGTGTAGCCAGGCTTCGCAGACCCTGCACAAGCAGCAAGAAATTCCCCAGGTTGCAGCCGTATGCATTTATCCGGTGTATATAAAAAAATGCAAGGAATTGTTAGCCAACACCCCGGTAAAAGTCGCTGCCGTAAGCGGCGTGTTTCCGCATGCCCAATCGTTTGCCGAAGTGAAATACCTCGAAACAGAAATGGCCATTGCCCATGGTGCCGATGAAATAGATATGGTGCTAAATCTCTCGGCTTTTCTGAATAAAAAAGAATCGGTGGTTTTCGACGAAATTAAAGCCATGCGCCAGATTTGCGGCAAACACCATTTGAAAGTTATTCTGGAAACTAGTTTGCTGAAAGACTACAAACTTATCGAAGAGGCTGCCCGTATTGCACTTGAAGCAGGCGCCGATTTTATAAAAACTTCTACCGGCAAGGATGGCTCTGTAGCAAGTTTGGAAGCTGCCTATATCATGTGCAAAACCATCAAAGATTACTACCGCGAAAATGCCTTTATTGCCGGATTTAAACCCGCAGGAGGAATATCGGAAACCAACATGGCACTCAATTACCTGGCCATTGTGGCCGAACTTCTCGGCGAAGAATGGCTTTTCCCGGAACGATTCCGTATTGGTGCAAGCCGCCTTGCATTGAATCTGCTCCAGGACCTTGAAGAACTGGAAAAATAA
- a CDS encoding DUF4271 domain-containing protein, which produces MYVTFAAIIVTLMPFKQADSTQTTPDTLPQVVNVPEQIDSALPPSNVKPQQPAIALKSPSITTTLVPDTTQSIGLAADSLVTDSLPVQPEPKEEWIVLYPTIKNEDSSRVMIANNSFTGFGNSTAKTKMRFEKLPSNLLAEKGWGLGLFLLAVILLVTLRKNYEKYLQSVFNSAANLQISEKLLRERNVLVKRTFFFLNAIFVVVMALYLYQAVKYLQGSNDSANFLFYLILQFSFILVLLLRIGAILLLGYLFDARPVYREYMHNTLILNKVLGIFLLPLVLALFYIQPALWEGVFFTATAIIALVLVYRYIRALQIIFKHKVFLLYSILYLCTLEILPVLVGIKIVVTQR; this is translated from the coding sequence TTGTATGTTACCTTTGCAGCAATTATTGTAACGCTTATGCCATTTAAGCAGGCCGATTCAACTCAAACCACCCCCGACACCCTGCCCCAGGTTGTCAACGTGCCTGAGCAAATCGATTCGGCTCTTCCACCATCCAACGTCAAACCCCAGCAGCCTGCAATTGCCTTAAAATCCCCTTCTATTACAACAACTCTAGTCCCGGATACTACCCAGAGTATAGGATTAGCGGCCGATAGTCTTGTCACCGATAGTTTGCCAGTGCAGCCAGAGCCAAAGGAAGAATGGATTGTGCTTTATCCGACAATTAAGAATGAAGATAGCAGCCGGGTAATGATTGCCAATAACAGTTTTACCGGATTTGGTAATTCTACTGCAAAAACAAAAATGCGTTTTGAAAAACTGCCCTCGAACCTGCTGGCAGAAAAAGGCTGGGGCCTGGGACTATTCTTATTGGCAGTGATACTGCTGGTAACTTTGCGTAAAAATTACGAAAAATACCTTCAATCAGTTTTCAATTCAGCAGCCAACCTGCAAATTTCCGAAAAACTTCTGCGCGAACGTAACGTACTGGTAAAAAGAACTTTCTTCTTTCTGAATGCCATTTTTGTAGTAGTGATGGCATTGTATCTCTACCAGGCAGTTAAATACCTGCAAGGTAGCAATGACTCTGCCAATTTTTTATTCTACCTGATTTTGCAATTCTCGTTCATTCTTGTTTTGCTCTTGCGCATTGGGGCTATACTGCTGCTGGGGTACCTTTTCGATGCCAGGCCGGTTTACCGCGAATACATGCACAACACCTTAATCCTCAATAAAGTATTGGGTATTTTTCTTCTTCCGCTTGTATTGGCTTTGTTTTATATACAGCCCGCGCTATGGGAAGGGGTTTTTTTCACCGCCACAGCAATTATCGCTCTTGTGCTCGTATACAGATACATCCGTGCTTTACAGATTATATTCAAACACAAAGTTTTTTTATTATATAGTATTTTATACCTTTGTACCCTTGAAATTTTGCCTGTTCTGGTGGGTATTAAAATTGTTGTAACGCAGAGGTAG
- a CDS encoding uroporphyrinogen-III synthase: MKIKNILVSQPQPSSDKDPYFEIAENHNVKIEFRQFIHVESVPTKEFRKQRVNFLDFTAVIFTSKTAIDNYFRIAGEMRTTIPDTMKYFCTSESIAHYLQKYIVFRKRKIFYGKGRFVDIVELLDKHKGEKYLVPLSDQHKKEIPELLGKYKVNHKICILYNTVSSDLTDLSIINYDVLVFFSPSGIKSLFKNFPDFQQDEIKICSFGNSTAQAVKDAGLRLDLQAPLPEAPSMTMALDQFIREQNKKK; this comes from the coding sequence ATGAAAATAAAAAATATTCTCGTTTCACAACCACAACCTTCGTCAGACAAGGATCCGTACTTTGAAATTGCCGAAAATCACAATGTGAAAATTGAATTCAGGCAGTTTATTCATGTCGAAAGTGTGCCAACCAAAGAATTTCGAAAACAGCGTGTGAATTTTCTCGATTTCACAGCAGTCATTTTCACCAGCAAAACTGCCATCGACAATTACTTTCGCATTGCCGGTGAAATGCGAACTACCATTCCGGATACCATGAAGTATTTTTGCACTTCGGAGTCGATTGCGCACTACCTGCAGAAATACATCGTATTCAGAAAACGGAAAATATTCTATGGCAAGGGTCGCTTTGTCGACATCGTGGAATTACTCGATAAGCACAAAGGAGAAAAATACCTGGTGCCCCTATCCGACCAGCACAAGAAAGAAATTCCGGAGTTGCTGGGAAAGTACAAGGTAAACCATAAAATCTGTATTTTATACAATACCGTTAGCAGCGATTTAACCGATCTATCGATTATCAATTACGATGTATTGGTATTTTTTAGCCCTTCGGGAATAAAATCGCTGTTCAAGAACTTTCCAGATTTTCAGCAAGACGAAATTAAGATTTGTTCTTTCGGAAACTCCACTGCCCAGGCCGTAAAAGATGCAGGATTAAGACTCGACCTTCAGGCTCCGCTGCCCGAAGCCCCTTCGATGACCATGGCGCTGGACCAGTTTATACGCGAACAAAACAAGAAGAAATAA